From a region of the Constantimarinum furrinae genome:
- a CDS encoding BrxA/BrxB family bacilliredoxin — protein MYPAELVKPMREDLTNIGFSELYTEADVTNALNKKGTTLVVVNSVCGCAAANARPGARMSLQNAKTPDHLVTVFAGVDKEAVDAARAQMMPFPPSSPSMALFKDGELVHMLERHHIEGRSADIIAENLKGAYDEYC, from the coding sequence ATGTACCCAGCAGAATTAGTTAAACCCATGCGCGAAGACCTTACCAATATTGGTTTTTCCGAATTATATACCGAAGCCGATGTGACCAATGCCCTCAATAAAAAAGGGACTACACTAGTGGTCGTAAACTCGGTTTGTGGTTGTGCTGCAGCCAATGCCAGACCTGGAGCTCGTATGTCACTTCAAAATGCAAAGACACCCGATCATTTGGTGACCGTTTTTGCGGGAGTGGACAAAGAAGCCGTTGACGCCGCAAGAGCACAAATGATGCCTTTCCCTCCAAGTTCACCATCTATGGCATTATTCAAGGATGGAGAATTGGTTCATATGTTAGAACGTCATCATATAGAAGGGCGCTCTGCCGATATAATTGCAGAAAATCTTAAGGGAGCGTACGACGAATATTGCTAA
- a CDS encoding lysophospholipid acyltransferase family protein, with the protein MKKLLHILSYPVTAIFYLFFGLNLVVFDLIQRVCLKLFGYQAHKVSVDYFNALIVRLLHILGTRIHFSDRSSIPNNVPIIIVANHQSLWDIPPLIWFLRRYHPKFISKIELGKGLPSISYNLKYGGSVLIDRKNPKQSMEQITRIGKYVAQYHRSVVIFPEGTRSRTGEPKPFKRKGLQILFENAPEAYVLPVSISNSWKLQKYGMFPMPLGVVLKFKVHPAIKVSEYEPLALINEVERIVLGSIESV; encoded by the coding sequence ATGAAAAAGCTGCTACACATCTTAAGCTATCCCGTTACTGCAATTTTCTATCTGTTCTTCGGATTGAATTTAGTAGTGTTCGACCTGATACAACGTGTTTGTTTGAAACTGTTCGGTTATCAGGCACACAAGGTAAGTGTGGATTATTTTAATGCCCTCATCGTTAGATTGCTTCATATTTTGGGTACGCGGATTCATTTTTCAGACCGCAGCAGTATTCCGAATAATGTACCCATCATCATTGTAGCCAATCATCAAAGTTTGTGGGATATTCCGCCCCTCATCTGGTTTCTGCGTCGCTATCACCCAAAATTTATTTCCAAGATAGAGTTGGGGAAGGGTTTGCCTTCTATTTCCTATAACCTGAAATATGGTGGTTCGGTGTTAATTGATCGGAAAAACCCCAAACAATCGATGGAGCAGATTACCCGGATCGGTAAATATGTGGCTCAATACCACCGAAGTGTTGTGATCTTCCCGGAAGGTACCCGAAGTCGAACGGGCGAGCCAAAACCTTTCAAACGAAAGGGATTACAGATCTTATTTGAAAATGCTCCGGAAGCCTATGTACTTCCCGTTAGTATAAGTAATTCGTGGAAGCTTCAGAAATACGGGATGTTTCCAATGCCCCTAGGTGTAGTATTGAAATTTAAAGTACATCCGGCCATAAAAGTTTCAGAATATGAACCACTGGCACTCATCAATGAGGTTGAGCGCATTGTTCTGGGTTCGATTGAGTCAGTTTAA
- a CDS encoding carboxypeptidase-like regulatory domain-containing protein has protein sequence MRSFLLFSLLCISLPCLAQDVTTIAARIQDAKTGEPIEFVNIGFAEKGIGTVSNAEGNFKLTYKSSAISKDDVLQISSIGYETRLLNKAELKELISYKVILKLQPKAYGLQTVVLNGTAREKKIIGSTAYTSADYGYWRNSFALGGEISSVIRVKRKRTKLHNLSFNIIENLSDSILVRVNVYHYDRGNPGKNLLNENIYHIISKKSGKETIPLEDYNIYVDDDIVVSIELVEIYGDTLYFAISASPYKGLSFTREYSQDRWEVYRDISLSFNLLTSHPTNEKEGVVETRPKPEKILLYWDSALGMESRNRDEELEVLYNYIKELKTVEVEAVKFSTGFYESQTFKCKKGKCKELISFLEDTRYNGSSDFSKVLKTNESKAETALLFTNGKTLFEPLRSQIDIPVFVVNSYKDAPHQELQDLGLYSGGYYLNLTKYNPKQAVEALRVSAKDQNDYEASEEIDERNFVYGTVYNESGLIEGAVISVKNSLYEVRSNNNGEYRINAKPGDVLRIEALGMLRKDTLVSELKKLHIPLTPNGELIEEVIVTGKRNPEKNISTPFGMKSREEIGISVHKKITSEDIKDTHTDLAQLLNWGVGIDAVAQGVPGEFKYRFRKFKHASFQLETYAAVVIDGIVYDQNMPFVTVPPIDPQQIESILFLQSAAGTIRYGSAAAYGAIVIETKTYSKAKDSSVDSIDTLLVSGNDYMESIPMITELAGSGTIPDYLEKLTSAGTFNEAKAIYFNYLEEVESSVSFYVDVSDYFLKWDKEFSYAVLSNLAVLASKNPKALKILALKLESLGRLKEAKAVYAHIIDLIPRSAEAYRDMALIHYKNKEFDEAVSLYLQMYSNSIPNVDFTEIGDVVINEFQHLITNHRSQIDLKSIPKELLELGFKQDIRIVFDWTDSMSEFEIQFVDSNNKFFTMDHTVFNSREEISKELKYGYSLKEFIIDDAEVGKWLINIQNLGDETVVNPTYIKYTLFRNYGLPEETQEEMILKLSEHNTKVTLDTLLN, from the coding sequence ATGCGTTCATTCCTACTTTTTAGTCTATTGTGTATTTCGTTGCCTTGTCTTGCACAGGACGTGACCACTATAGCGGCGCGTATTCAGGATGCAAAGACCGGTGAACCCATCGAATTTGTTAATATTGGATTTGCTGAAAAAGGAATTGGCACGGTAAGTAACGCGGAAGGAAATTTTAAACTCACCTACAAATCTTCTGCAATTTCCAAAGACGACGTATTGCAAATTTCTTCCATAGGTTATGAAACCAGACTTCTTAACAAAGCCGAGCTTAAAGAATTGATTTCATATAAGGTTATTTTAAAGTTGCAACCTAAGGCATACGGACTACAAACGGTTGTATTAAACGGTACCGCACGGGAAAAAAAGATCATCGGGAGCACAGCCTATACAAGTGCCGATTATGGGTACTGGCGAAATAGTTTTGCCTTAGGAGGCGAAATTTCGTCAGTGATTCGCGTGAAAAGGAAGCGCACGAAACTACATAATTTGAGTTTCAATATTATCGAAAACCTGTCCGATAGTATACTTGTTCGCGTAAATGTATATCACTACGATCGCGGAAACCCCGGAAAGAATCTTCTGAATGAGAATATCTATCATATCATCTCTAAAAAAAGCGGTAAGGAAACCATTCCGTTGGAAGATTACAATATCTATGTAGATGACGATATCGTCGTTAGCATTGAGTTGGTCGAGATCTATGGGGACACCTTGTATTTTGCTATTTCTGCTAGTCCGTATAAAGGACTATCCTTTACCCGGGAATACAGTCAGGATCGCTGGGAAGTGTACAGGGATATTAGTCTGAGTTTCAACTTACTCACCTCGCATCCCACTAATGAAAAGGAAGGTGTAGTTGAAACAAGGCCAAAACCCGAAAAAATTCTGTTGTATTGGGACAGTGCTCTGGGCATGGAGAGCAGGAACAGAGATGAAGAGTTGGAGGTTCTTTATAATTATATCAAAGAATTAAAAACCGTTGAGGTGGAAGCGGTAAAATTCAGTACCGGGTTTTATGAATCTCAAACGTTTAAATGTAAGAAAGGAAAATGTAAGGAATTGATCAGTTTTCTTGAAGACACTCGATATAATGGTTCTTCAGATTTTTCAAAAGTGTTGAAAACCAATGAATCCAAGGCTGAGACTGCCCTGTTGTTTACCAACGGAAAAACACTCTTTGAGCCGCTTCGATCACAGATTGATATTCCGGTCTTTGTGGTGAATTCCTACAAGGATGCTCCGCATCAGGAACTGCAGGATCTGGGATTGTATTCGGGGGGCTATTATTTAAACCTCACAAAATACAACCCCAAGCAAGCCGTTGAAGCGCTACGCGTCTCCGCTAAAGATCAAAACGATTATGAAGCTTCCGAAGAAATCGACGAACGTAATTTTGTTTATGGGACCGTCTACAATGAATCGGGATTGATAGAAGGCGCAGTGATTTCGGTAAAGAACAGTTTGTACGAGGTAAGGTCTAACAATAATGGTGAATACCGAATAAATGCTAAACCGGGAGATGTATTACGAATCGAGGCATTGGGAATGCTACGAAAGGATACACTTGTATCTGAATTAAAAAAATTACATATCCCATTAACGCCCAATGGCGAATTGATAGAGGAAGTGATAGTGACGGGGAAAAGGAACCCTGAAAAGAATATATCGACACCCTTTGGGATGAAAAGCAGAGAAGAGATAGGAATCTCGGTTCATAAAAAAATTACCAGCGAGGACATTAAGGATACACATACAGATCTGGCGCAACTCTTGAACTGGGGGGTTGGAATAGATGCAGTTGCCCAGGGTGTCCCCGGTGAGTTTAAGTATAGGTTCAGAAAATTTAAACATGCGAGCTTCCAATTGGAAACGTATGCTGCAGTGGTGATTGACGGGATCGTTTATGATCAAAACATGCCATTTGTAACAGTTCCACCTATTGATCCTCAGCAAATAGAGAGCATTCTATTTCTTCAATCGGCGGCCGGAACGATCAGGTATGGTTCTGCCGCAGCTTATGGGGCTATAGTGATAGAGACAAAAACCTATTCAAAAGCCAAGGACAGCTCGGTTGATTCCATCGATACACTGTTGGTTTCAGGAAATGATTATATGGAAAGTATCCCGATGATCACAGAACTGGCCGGGAGTGGGACTATTCCCGATTATCTCGAGAAACTTACAAGTGCCGGCACTTTTAATGAAGCCAAAGCCATTTATTTCAATTATCTGGAAGAAGTCGAAAGTTCTGTGAGTTTTTATGTGGATGTATCTGATTACTTTCTGAAATGGGACAAAGAGTTTTCCTATGCAGTATTGTCCAATCTCGCTGTATTGGCCTCAAAAAATCCGAAAGCGCTGAAGATCCTCGCTCTTAAGCTGGAATCGTTGGGAAGACTGAAGGAAGCTAAAGCGGTTTATGCTCACATAATAGATCTAATTCCAAGAAGCGCCGAGGCATACAGGGATATGGCACTTATCCATTATAAGAATAAAGAATTCGATGAAGCGGTTTCGCTATACCTACAAATGTATTCCAATAGTATTCCTAATGTTGATTTTACAGAGATTGGCGATGTTGTGATCAATGAATTTCAGCATTTGATTACAAACCACCGTTCACAAATAGATCTTAAATCTATTCCGAAGGAACTTCTTGAACTTGGCTTTAAACAGGATATTCGTATAGTCTTTGACTGGACCGATTCTATGAGCGAATTTGAGATCCAGTTCGTAGATTCCAACAACAAATTTTTTACGATGGACCATACGGTGTTTAATAGTCGCGAGGAGATCAGCAAGGAATTGAAATATGGGTACAGCCTTAAAGAATTTATTATCGATGATGCCGAAGTGGGAAAATGGCTTATCAACATTCAGAATTTGGGCGATGAAACCGTTGTGAATCCAACATACATAAAGTATACCTTATTCAGAAACTACGGATTGCCGGAAGAAACACAGGAAGAAATGATCCTTAAGTTAAGCGAACACAATACAAAAGTCACTTTGGATACGCTTTTAAACTGA
- a CDS encoding PA0069 family radical SAM protein, which produces MPEDFLKGRGAQKKVHNRFFKLNHEIRDDFLNFCIAEGEEADQNKSKYIDVYPKTFVNKVTSPDVGMQYSANPYQGCEHGCVYCYARNSHEYWGYGAGLDFERNILVKQNAPFLLEEQLKKRSWQPNTIVFSGNTDCYQPIERKLGITRKCLEVMLKWKHPTGIITKNALILRDLDILQEMAKLNIISVYLSITSLSEDTRRLLEPRTASIKQRLKTVEMLSEHNIPVRVMMAPIIPSLNSHEILPLVKKVVELGARDVSYTIVRLNGQIGEIFADWAKKTIPDRAERILNQIAECHGGNLNDSHWGRRIKGDGAIAMQVKNTMTIAKNKYLKTRNKESLDRSHYLAIKDPQMRLF; this is translated from the coding sequence ATGCCTGAAGATTTTTTGAAGGGGCGTGGAGCCCAAAAAAAGGTGCACAACCGATTTTTCAAATTAAATCACGAAATACGCGACGATTTCCTGAATTTTTGTATAGCTGAAGGGGAAGAAGCCGACCAAAATAAATCGAAATATATCGATGTTTATCCAAAGACCTTTGTAAATAAGGTGACCAGTCCAGATGTAGGGATGCAATATTCGGCCAATCCATATCAGGGATGTGAGCATGGTTGCGTGTACTGCTATGCGCGAAACAGTCATGAATATTGGGGGTATGGTGCGGGATTGGATTTTGAACGGAACATACTCGTAAAACAAAATGCGCCATTCCTACTGGAAGAACAGCTTAAAAAACGTTCCTGGCAACCCAATACCATAGTATTCTCAGGAAATACCGATTGTTATCAGCCAATTGAGCGCAAACTGGGAATTACCAGAAAATGTCTTGAAGTAATGCTGAAATGGAAACACCCAACCGGGATCATCACTAAGAATGCATTGATCCTTCGGGATCTAGATATTCTACAAGAGATGGCAAAGCTGAATATTATTTCAGTCTATCTTTCGATCACTTCTCTTTCCGAAGATACACGCCGACTCCTGGAACCCCGAACGGCCAGTATAAAGCAACGGCTAAAAACGGTGGAGATGCTTTCAGAACATAACATTCCTGTGCGGGTGATGATGGCTCCCATTATCCCATCACTAAACAGCCATGAAATACTGCCTCTGGTTAAAAAAGTAGTCGAACTGGGCGCCCGAGATGTGTCTTATACCATAGTCCGTTTAAACGGACAAATAGGTGAAATTTTTGCCGATTGGGCAAAGAAAACCATTCCCGATCGTGCCGAAAGAATTCTTAATCAGATCGCCGAATGCCATGGAGGAAATCTAAATGACAGTCATTGGGGAAGAAGGATTAAAGGGGACGGAGCCATTGCGATGCAGGTTAAGAATACGATGACCATAGCAAAGAACAAATACCTCAAAACCCGAAATAAGGAAAGTTTAGACCGATCGCATTATTTGGCCATAAAAGACCCGCAAATGAGGCTTTTTTAA